In Sporosarcina sp. PTS2304, a genomic segment contains:
- a CDS encoding bile acid:sodium symporter family protein gives MKTIQVVSKIISKYLPLWIVILSVIAYAIPDAFISIRQLTGFGLGTIFFLMGLSLSSERLVDVIKNPKYALLGVLLKWTVMVSVSIAIAYIFFGNQAEIATGIILAGTVPSGTSANIYTFIAGGEVALSITMATLDTFISPVLTPVLLQTFAGRFIPIEFWPLFLNIIYIVFFPLIAGLFVQWKFKKPVEKVKPYTGVLSQLALFIVILSVISNAQQALSENLSVLPLVFVAVTLQVCIPMGAGYFISRWLGVPERNARAILFHTGICNTALAATLAMEHFGSLAAVPAVANMVMNLTIGALMASLFENKFRIADE, from the coding sequence GTGAAAACTATACAAGTCGTATCAAAAATTATCTCGAAATATTTGCCACTGTGGATTGTGATCTTATCCGTCATCGCATATGCTATTCCGGATGCATTCATTTCCATACGGCAATTGACGGGTTTTGGATTAGGGACGATTTTCTTCTTAATGGGGTTGTCGTTATCGTCGGAGAGATTAGTAGATGTTATTAAAAATCCGAAATATGCGCTGCTCGGTGTGCTGTTGAAGTGGACGGTTATGGTAAGTGTGTCTATCGCGATTGCCTATATCTTTTTTGGTAATCAAGCGGAGATTGCAACGGGCATTATTTTAGCGGGGACGGTTCCAAGCGGCACGTCAGCTAATATTTATACATTTATAGCAGGGGGAGAGGTTGCGCTTAGTATCACGATGGCGACTCTCGATACATTTATTTCTCCCGTTCTGACACCGGTTTTACTGCAAACATTCGCCGGCCGTTTTATTCCCATCGAATTTTGGCCTTTATTTCTAAATATTATTTATATTGTTTTTTTCCCACTGATTGCCGGGTTATTCGTGCAGTGGAAGTTTAAAAAACCAGTGGAAAAGGTGAAGCCTTATACTGGTGTGCTTTCGCAATTGGCCTTATTTATAGTCATTTTATCGGTCATTTCCAATGCGCAACAGGCACTTTCGGAAAACTTGTCAGTACTGCCGCTCGTTTTTGTGGCGGTTACGCTCCAAGTTTGTATACCAATGGGGGCTGGCTATTTTATTTCTAGATGGTTAGGTGTGCCTGAACGTAATGCGCGTGCGATTTTATTTCATACAGGCATTTGCAATACGGCGCTTGCTGCGACACTTGCGATGGAGCATTTTGGGTCGCTTGCTGCAGTTCCAGCTGTCGCGAATATGGTAATGAATTTAACAATTGGTGCGTTAATGGCGAGCCTATTTGAAAATAAATTCCGAATAGCCGACGAATAA
- a CDS encoding TRAP transporter large permease: protein MTALILFGLFFILVMLRMPIAVALAISSIVVLFTGGGLFGLELVADIMYTSVAKFTLLAIPFFILAGVIMEHAGISKRLIDFAQALVGHRKSGIIFVTVMTAIFFAAISGSGPATVAAIGGILIPGMVKNGYKNETAAGLVASSGAIGIIIPPSIAFIVFAVVAGDQIPVSIGRMFMAGVIPGLLLGVGFIIAAMIVRSRQEKREGPLAVQQKTEPATGAERLKAFVNAIWGLLIPVIILGGIYGGYFTPTEAAVVAVFYSLFIGFFIYRELTLKKLYDILVAAGIQTAVVMFIVSAASVYAYIITTEQIARQVSDVMLSITDNKILILLLINVILLIAGMFIDAISAYYIFIPILLPIVLMFDVDPTVFGVFMTVNLAIGLFTPPVGLNLFVAAGISNTSIGQISRGVLPFVISSIVILLLITYIPQISTFLPDLLKIK from the coding sequence ATGACAGCGCTGATCTTATTCGGCTTATTTTTTATTTTAGTTATGCTTCGTATGCCGATCGCTGTAGCACTTGCGATCTCCTCCATAGTTGTACTTTTTACAGGCGGCGGTTTGTTTGGCTTAGAACTAGTAGCGGATATTATGTATACAAGTGTAGCGAAGTTTACGTTACTTGCGATTCCGTTCTTTATTTTAGCGGGTGTCATTATGGAACACGCAGGAATTTCCAAACGCTTAATCGATTTTGCACAAGCGCTTGTTGGTCATCGTAAAAGCGGAATCATTTTTGTAACAGTCATGACCGCTATCTTCTTCGCAGCAATTTCAGGGTCTGGTCCGGCGACAGTAGCCGCTATTGGTGGAATCTTGATACCAGGCATGGTGAAGAATGGCTACAAAAACGAAACAGCAGCGGGCTTAGTGGCGAGTTCGGGCGCTATTGGAATTATTATCCCACCAAGTATCGCATTTATCGTTTTTGCGGTAGTCGCAGGCGATCAGATTCCGGTTTCTATTGGTCGAATGTTTATGGCGGGAGTGATACCGGGACTGTTATTAGGTGTAGGGTTCATCATTGCTGCAATGATCGTTCGGTCTCGACAAGAAAAACGTGAAGGTCCTCTAGCGGTTCAACAAAAGACGGAGCCAGCAACAGGGGCCGAGCGTCTGAAAGCTTTTGTGAATGCTATTTGGGGCTTGTTAATTCCAGTCATTATTTTAGGAGGAATTTACGGTGGATACTTTACACCGACAGAAGCTGCAGTCGTCGCAGTGTTCTATAGCTTGTTCATAGGTTTCTTCATCTACCGCGAATTAACGCTGAAAAAGCTATACGATATTTTAGTAGCTGCAGGTATCCAGACAGCGGTCGTCATGTTCATCGTCAGTGCAGCGAGCGTCTATGCGTATATTATTACGACGGAACAAATCGCAAGGCAAGTATCTGATGTGATGCTTAGCATTACGGATAATAAGATTTTAATTTTATTATTAATCAACGTCATTCTATTAATTGCGGGGATGTTCATTGATGCAATATCTGCATATTACATCTTTATTCCGATTCTGTTGCCGATTGTGTTGATGTTTGATGTAGACCCTACAGTATTCGGTGTATTTATGACAGTCAACTTGGCGATCGGATTGTTCACACCGCCAGTTGGTTTGAATTTATTTGTCGCTGCGGGGATATCCAATACGTCAATTGGACAAATATCGAGGGGTGTATTACCTTTCGTTATTTCATCGATTGTTATTTTGTTGCTCATTACGTATATTCCACAGATTTCTACATTTTTACCAGACTTGCTGAAAATAAAATAG
- a CDS encoding TRAP transporter small permease, with product MGKVFNRLEEWIVILTISIMSTIAFANVLSRGFAKYSISFTEEITVNLFVMLTFVGTAIGVRQYAHLGFTLIYDKGNRLLKNMITILVGLMMVLLFFILFYFGIKMVQYQLDMGQKTPSLGWPQWWFSMSMPIGAFFCLIRSIQVTIAEFRQQNGKGEQTL from the coding sequence ATGGGAAAAGTATTCAACAGATTAGAAGAATGGATTGTTATACTGACAATCTCCATCATGTCCACCATCGCATTCGCCAATGTATTATCCAGAGGGTTTGCTAAGTATTCAATTTCCTTTACGGAGGAAATAACGGTCAATTTGTTTGTTATGTTAACATTTGTCGGAACAGCCATTGGTGTGCGTCAATACGCACACCTTGGCTTTACATTGATTTATGACAAAGGCAATCGGTTGCTGAAGAATATGATTACAATTTTGGTTGGATTGATGATGGTGCTATTATTTTTTATTTTATTTTATTTCGGTATTAAAATGGTGCAGTATCAACTGGATATGGGCCAGAAAACGCCTTCTTTAGGATGGCCACAATGGTGGTTCTCCATGTCGATGCCAATCGGCGCGTTCTTCTGTTTGATTCGTTCCATTCAAGTGACAATTGCTGAATTCCGTCAGCAAAATGGGAAAGGAGAGCAAACATTATGA
- a CDS encoding DctP family TRAP transporter solute-binding subunit, with amino-acid sequence MKMKKKSVLGAIGLSAMLLLSACSSDKKDSTDGASDAEGKSYDLKMSVTLNDSSTWYLAADKLAQDLKEQTDGRIKIEVFPNEQLSNGDQGKGVELLTKGQTDLSLHSTIIYSILDDRFGVASAPFLFKDKDGVDKVFNGAGGEAIAEILHEKNVELLGYGENGFRQITNSKKEVKTPADMKGLKVRIPGITMYTDLFRALGADPTTMAFSEVFTSLQQGTIDGQENPIDVIHSSKLNEVQDYLTTWNYSYDPLVLGINKKLFDSMSKEDQELVKKLGKEVAAYQVEMAREKEAKQIDELKDAGMQFYAPTDEELAEFTEAVQPVYEKYEDIWGKDLLEKFQDQ; translated from the coding sequence ATGAAAATGAAGAAAAAGAGTGTATTAGGTGCGATTGGGTTATCCGCGATGCTGTTGCTCTCAGCTTGTTCATCAGACAAAAAAGATTCGACAGATGGTGCGAGTGATGCAGAAGGGAAATCATATGATCTGAAAATGTCTGTTACGTTAAATGACTCGTCCACTTGGTATCTAGCAGCAGATAAGCTAGCGCAAGACTTGAAGGAACAAACAGACGGACGTATTAAAATAGAAGTATTCCCGAATGAACAATTATCCAACGGTGACCAAGGAAAAGGTGTGGAGCTTCTAACGAAAGGACAAACAGATTTAAGTCTTCACTCTACGATTATCTACTCAATTTTAGATGACCGTTTTGGCGTAGCGAGTGCACCTTTTTTATTCAAAGACAAAGATGGTGTGGACAAAGTGTTCAACGGTGCAGGTGGAGAAGCAATTGCTGAAATCCTCCATGAGAAGAATGTAGAATTGCTAGGATACGGAGAGAATGGTTTCCGTCAAATTACGAACAGTAAAAAAGAGGTTAAAACACCAGCTGACATGAAAGGGCTAAAAGTGCGCATTCCTGGAATCACGATGTATACAGACTTGTTCCGTGCATTAGGTGCCGACCCGACAACAATGGCATTCTCGGAAGTTTTCACATCCCTCCAACAAGGAACCATTGATGGACAAGAAAATCCAATTGATGTCATCCATTCTTCTAAGCTAAATGAAGTGCAAGACTACTTAACAACATGGAACTACTCTTATGACCCATTAGTATTGGGTATTAATAAGAAATTATTTGATTCCATGAGTAAAGAAGATCAGGAATTGGTGAAGAAGTTAGGAAAAGAAGTAGCAGCATATCAAGTAGAGATGGCACGTGAAAAGGAAGCGAAGCAAATTGATGAATTGAAAGATGCAGGCATGCAGTTCTATGCACCGACTGACGAAGAACTTGCAGAGTTCACTGAAGCAGTGCAACCTGTATATGAAAAGTATGAAGATATCTGGGGCAAGGATCTACTAGAGAAATTCCAAGACCAATAA
- a CDS encoding YibE/F family protein: protein MNVLVVLAAILLVLMLLVGGKQGVKSFISLFLNFGVVFFTVFFMLDASANPIVITFIACIVIGCISLFYINEVNSKTVIAFISTMLTISLLLFFIVIVSQKLMIHGFGEEGEEAIAGLSLYIGVNFMKIGASVIIVSTIGAIMDVAISIASSMHEVSKHMPTLSKKELFTSGVSIGRDILATDTNTLFFAFFGGYLALLIWFKDLNYTIGDIVNSKIFSSEMILILCAGLGIALVIPIASWMNAYFLVKMKQVKKKPSKNS from the coding sequence ATGAATGTATTAGTAGTACTTGCAGCGATTTTACTCGTGTTGATGTTGCTCGTTGGTGGAAAGCAGGGAGTGAAGTCTTTTATTTCGTTGTTCCTGAACTTTGGTGTCGTATTTTTCACTGTGTTTTTTATGTTGGATGCCTCCGCTAATCCGATTGTCATTACATTCATTGCTTGTATCGTCATAGGTTGTATTAGTCTTTTCTATATTAATGAAGTAAATAGCAAAACGGTGATTGCTTTTATTTCTACGATGCTAACAATTAGTCTATTACTGTTTTTTATCGTCATCGTTTCTCAAAAGCTGATGATTCATGGATTTGGCGAAGAAGGAGAAGAAGCGATTGCAGGGCTTTCACTTTATATTGGTGTAAATTTCATGAAGATCGGTGCCTCTGTCATTATTGTGAGTACAATTGGGGCTATTATGGACGTGGCGATTTCGATTGCTTCCTCTATGCATGAAGTATCCAAGCATATGCCGACGCTGAGTAAAAAGGAATTATTTACGTCGGGTGTCAGTATTGGTCGGGATATTTTAGCGACTGATACGAATACGTTATTTTTTGCCTTTTTCGGAGGTTATTTGGCATTGCTAATTTGGTTTAAAGATTTAAATTATACGATAGGAGATATTGTAAATTCGAAAATCTTTAGTTCGGAAATGATTTTAATACTTTGCGCGGGGCTTGGAATTGCATTAGTGATTCCGATCGCATCGTGGATGAATGCCTACTTTTTGGTGAAAATGAAGCAAGTGAAAAAAAAACCATCGAAGAATTCGTAA
- a CDS encoding YibE/F family protein — MKNIKVAQWFIYFFLALSCISSILFVNNNHSLYDRTIAEVISTTVDETSEVTDMHGNKDTLFTQSIRARIKNGDEQGKEIHLTNQYSASGAYDQQYHIGNELFISIDSEAGKELVGNIMDVKRDKYVLIVAWIFVFTLLIVGHKQGLLAIISFAMNVLLLSLALDVYVKYYDVSLLVVCGICILLFTAISLLLVSGFNEKTYAAIVATLIGTVVSLTITSLVIWLTSGNGLRYEEMQFLTRPYHTVFMAGLFIGSLGAIMDVAITMSSSLFALYERNHEISIKALRASGMDIGKDVMGTITSILFFAYISGSIPMLILSLKNASPVGFAYSMNLSLEIARALAGGIGIVLTIPIGIYTAIFFIERKRASV; from the coding sequence ATGAAAAATATAAAAGTGGCGCAATGGTTCATCTATTTTTTCTTGGCGCTTAGCTGTATCTCTTCTATCCTATTCGTAAACAATAACCATTCACTTTACGATCGCACGATTGCTGAAGTGATTAGCACGACAGTGGATGAAACATCGGAAGTAACGGATATGCATGGTAATAAGGATACGCTGTTTACGCAAAGTATTAGAGCTAGGATAAAAAACGGCGACGAGCAAGGTAAGGAAATTCATTTGACTAATCAATACTCTGCTTCAGGAGCATATGATCAGCAGTATCATATCGGGAATGAATTATTTATTTCCATTGATTCGGAGGCAGGTAAAGAGTTAGTAGGTAATATCATGGATGTGAAGCGGGATAAATATGTGCTGATCGTTGCTTGGATCTTTGTTTTTACTTTATTGATTGTTGGCCATAAGCAAGGGTTATTAGCGATTATTAGTTTTGCGATGAATGTGCTGCTATTGTCTCTCGCTTTAGATGTTTATGTGAAATATTATGATGTCAGTTTATTAGTTGTTTGCGGGATCTGTATTTTATTATTTACCGCCATTTCATTGTTGCTTGTTAGTGGTTTCAATGAAAAGACCTATGCGGCGATTGTTGCAACGTTGATCGGAACCGTTGTGTCATTGACCATCACGTCACTTGTTATCTGGCTTACTTCAGGAAATGGGTTGCGCTATGAGGAAATGCAGTTTTTGACGCGCCCTTATCATACGGTGTTTATGGCGGGGCTGTTTATTGGGTCATTAGGGGCTATTATGGATGTGGCGATTACGATGTCTTCTTCGCTGTTTGCTTTATATGAAAGGAACCACGAAATTTCGATTAAAGCGCTACGGGCGTCTGGAATGGATATAGGTAAAGACGTGATGGGGACGATTACGAGCATTTTATTTTTTGCGTATATTAGTGGCTCGATACCGATGCTTATTTTATCTTTGAAAAACGCGTCACCCGTAGGATTTGCTTATTCGATGAATCTGTCTTTAGAAATAGCACGGGCATTGGCTGGTGGAATTGGTATTGTCTTAACGATTCCTATTGGTATTTATACAGCGATCTTTTTCATTGAGCGAAAGAGGGCGAGTGTATGA